One Tolypothrix bouteillei VB521301 DNA window includes the following coding sequences:
- a CDS encoding GNAT family N-acetyltransferase, with amino-acid sequence MNTVNYRLPQLGDEHQISGCMWASAVLWELTDGTPESVAEWKKLCSPEELRDRILSNEKTLVATWNEIVVGFIAFKRGNHLSLLFVRREFSGQGIGRELFTRCSYDLDEVTVNAAEEAVGFYLKVGFIQSGDRFFKYGIWGTPMKWINLSHEVME; translated from the coding sequence ATGAACACAGTTAACTACAGACTCCCGCAGCTTGGAGACGAGCATCAAATCAGTGGTTGCATGTGGGCTTCTGCGGTTCTATGGGAACTCACTGATGGCACACCAGAAAGCGTTGCCGAATGGAAAAAGCTATGTAGCCCAGAAGAATTAAGAGACAGAATATTAAGTAATGAGAAAACGCTAGTTGCAACGTGGAATGAAATTGTTGTTGGATTTATTGCCTTTAAGAGGGGCAATCATTTGTCATTGCTGTTTGTCAGAAGAGAATTTTCTGGGCAAGGAATCGGTCGAGAACTCTTCACCCGATGCAGCTATGATTTGGATGAAGTCACTGTTAACGCCGCAGAAGAAGCAGTTGGCTTTTACCTTAAAGTAGGGTTTATCCAAAGCGGCGATCGCTTTTTCAAGTATGGAATATGGGGGACACCTATGAAATGGATCAACCTTTCACACGAAGTCATGGAGTAA
- a CDS encoding TIGR00725 family protein, producing the protein MVPRKIVIGVMGPGEQAKDIDIKNAYELGKRIAQEGWVLLTGGRNVGVMEAANQGAKYANGLTLGILPGKTDEGISEAVDIAIFTDMGNARNNINVLSSHVVIACGMGAGTASEIALALKAGKKIILLLDDEVSQVFFQKMSPDNVYVFCDVENAIATIRQLLIIKL; encoded by the coding sequence ATGGTGCCGAGAAAAATTGTTATTGGGGTGATGGGACCTGGAGAACAAGCAAAAGATATTGATATCAAAAACGCTTATGAACTGGGTAAACGCATTGCTCAAGAAGGTTGGGTTTTGCTAACTGGTGGTAGAAATGTTGGGGTTATGGAAGCCGCAAATCAGGGAGCAAAATATGCCAACGGTTTAACTCTTGGTATTCTTCCTGGTAAAACAGATGAGGGAATTTCTGAGGCAGTTGATATTGCTATTTTCACTGATATGGGCAATGCTCGAAATAATATCAATGTCCTCTCCTCTCATGTGGTAATTGCCTGTGGTATGGGTGCAGGAACTGCATCAGAAATTGCTCTCGCCTTGAAAGCAGGTAAAAAGATTATTTTGTTATTAGATGATGAAGTCAGCCAAGTTTTTTTCCAAAAGATGTCACCAGATAATGTTTATGTATTTTGTGATGTAGAGAATGCGATCGCAACAATTAGGCAACTTTTAATTATCAAATTATAA
- a CDS encoding DUF4440 domain-containing protein, with the protein MDNLSLLSTLRELECELHQPKCRRDRERLAQLLASDFREFGRSGASYTRDRMLMSLPSDPEPPQIYAQDFAVNQLSDSIALLTYRSAHVNPSGKLFRHTNRSSIWRLESSGWRMVFHQGTPTDPFDQPAV; encoded by the coding sequence ATGGATAACCTGTCACTGCTGTCCACACTCCGCGAATTAGAGTGCGAACTTCATCAGCCCAAGTGCCGTAGGGATCGAGAGCGCTTGGCACAGTTGCTTGCGTCTGACTTCAGGGAGTTCGGTCGCTCAGGTGCTTCGTACACACGCGATCGCATGCTGATGTCGCTGCCGAGCGATCCGGAACCACCGCAGATCTATGCCCAGGACTTTGCCGTCAACCAACTCTCAGACTCGATCGCTTTACTCACTTATCGATCGGCTCATGTGAACCCATCGGGAAAGTTGTTCCGCCACACCAACCGATCGTCGATTTGGCGGCTTGAATCGTCAGGCTGGCGAATGGTGTTTCATCAGGGCACTCCTACAGACCCGTTTGACCAACCTGCAGTCTAA
- a CDS encoding cytochrome P450 — MVAFQENSAKHVETKELPKIRESRLLQTIWAIGNPIDYLERMGKRYGDIFLAEFIGFPSQLAISNPQAIQEVFTADAKLFSSGVGNLAEPLLGANSLVLLDGDRHKQQRKLLMPSFHGERMRAYGHLMGDITKQVMNRLQVGQTFVVRQYMQEISLRIILQAVFGLKEGERYEQIRTTLTEMLDSFNTPFKTLFLLFKVLQVDLGNLSPWGHFLRKRDLLDRLLYQEIHERRTQPESLGEDILSLLISAKDETGQPMTDVELRDELMTMLFAGHETTAIALAWALYWIHYIPEVREKLLQELNSIDIANIEPVEIAQLPYLNAVCLETLRIYPVVVAALNRVLQAPMQLMGYELPEGMTLSVSIYATHHRSDLYPEPKQFKPERFLERQFSPYEYLPFGGGNRRCLGMAFAMFEMKLVLATILSHNSFTLAEKRPLFPVRRGLTFAPNGGVRLMLKERR; from the coding sequence CAATATGGGCTATTGGTAACCCAATAGATTATCTTGAAAGAATGGGTAAGCGTTATGGAGACATCTTTTTAGCAGAATTTATTGGCTTTCCCTCTCAATTAGCTATCAGCAATCCCCAGGCAATTCAAGAAGTATTTACCGCTGATGCCAAGTTATTTAGTTCTGGTGTGGGGAATCTTGCCGAACCATTATTAGGAGCTAACTCTTTAGTGCTATTAGATGGCGATCGCCACAAGCAGCAGCGCAAGTTATTAATGCCATCTTTCCATGGTGAAAGAATGCGAGCATACGGTCACCTTATGGGTGACATTACCAAGCAAGTGATGAATCGACTTCAGGTTGGACAAACATTTGTCGTCCGGCAATATATGCAAGAGATTTCCTTAAGAATCATTTTACAAGCAGTTTTTGGACTCAAAGAAGGAGAACGCTACGAACAAATTAGGACAACTTTGACTGAGATGTTAGATTCTTTCAATACTCCCTTCAAGACACTATTTTTGCTTTTTAAAGTCCTGCAAGTTGATTTAGGAAATCTCAGCCCATGGGGGCATTTTTTAAGAAAAAGGGATTTACTCGATCGATTGCTTTATCAAGAAATACACGAGCGGAGAACTCAACCGGAATCCTTGGGTGAAGATATTCTCAGTTTATTAATATCAGCTAAAGACGAAACAGGTCAACCCATGACCGATGTCGAGCTGCGCGATGAATTAATGACGATGCTTTTTGCCGGACATGAAACAACTGCAATAGCTTTAGCTTGGGCTTTATACTGGATTCACTACATACCTGAAGTCCGAGAGAAACTGCTGCAAGAATTAAACTCTATTGATATAGCGAACATTGAACCAGTAGAAATTGCTCAGTTACCTTATTTAAATGCTGTTTGTTTGGAAACCTTAAGAATTTATCCAGTTGTTGTCGCTGCTTTAAACAGAGTTTTACAAGCCCCCATGCAATTAATGGGTTATGAATTACCTGAGGGAATGACTCTTTCGGTAAGTATTTATGCAACTCACCATCGCTCCGATCTTTACCCAGAACCAAAGCAATTTAAGCCAGAAAGATTTTTGGAACGGCAGTTTTCTCCCTATGAATATTTACCTTTTGGTGGAGGAAATCGACGCTGTCTTGGCATGGCATTTGCCATGTTTGAGATGAAACTAGTACTGGCGACAATTTTATCGCATAACTCATTTACACTAGCTGAAAAGCGACCTTTGTTTCCCGTCCGTCGCGGTCTAACATTTGCGCCTAATGGAGGAGTGCGGTTGATGCTGAAGGAGCGACGGTAA
- a CDS encoding 4-hydroxybenzoate solanesyltransferase, translating into MVNTPLSNTEPTWLAIVRLLRWHKPEGRLILMIPALWAVFLAASGKPPLPLVGTIVLGTLATSAAGCVVNDLWDRDIDPQVERTRDRPLASRALSVKVGIVVATVAMGCAAVLAFYLNALTFWLCVAAVPVILLYPGAKRVFPVPQLVLSIAWGFAVLISWSAVTSNLSLPTWILWGATVLWTLGFDTVYAMSDREDDRRIGVNSSALFFGQYAPVAIGIFLMGTVILLGWLGLILQLHLIFWISLAFASVGWVWQCIRLGQKDLPNSSYGEMFRQNVWIGFILLAGMIAGSF; encoded by the coding sequence ATGGTAAACACGCCCCTAAGCAACACCGAACCAACATGGCTTGCGATCGTCCGGCTTTTGCGGTGGCATAAACCAGAAGGACGATTAATTTTAATGATTCCAGCCCTTTGGGCTGTGTTTTTGGCGGCTTCTGGAAAACCGCCTTTACCACTCGTTGGTACGATCGTTCTGGGGACTCTTGCTACGAGCGCTGCAGGATGTGTTGTCAATGATTTATGGGATAGAGATATAGATCCACAGGTTGAAAGAACTCGCGATCGCCCTCTCGCGAGCCGTGCGCTTTCCGTAAAAGTCGGTATTGTTGTCGCTACAGTCGCAATGGGATGTGCCGCTGTTCTCGCTTTCTATCTTAACGCGCTCACATTTTGGTTGTGCGTAGCAGCCGTTCCTGTTATTTTGCTTTATCCTGGAGCAAAACGAGTTTTTCCCGTTCCACAACTCGTACTTTCCATTGCTTGGGGTTTTGCTGTTTTAATTAGTTGGAGTGCAGTGACAAGCAATCTTTCGCTTCCCACTTGGATACTTTGGGGTGCAACGGTACTCTGGACATTGGGATTTGATACTGTCTATGCTATGAGCGATCGCGAAGACGACCGAAGAATTGGTGTGAATTCTAGCGCCTTATTTTTTGGTCAGTACGCTCCTGTGGCGATTGGAATTTTCTTGATGGGCACTGTCATTTTACTCGGGTGGTTGGGTTTGATTTTGCAACTGCATTTGATTTTTTGGATAAGTCTTGCTTTTGCTTCTGTTGGATGGGTTTGGCAGTGCATCCGCTTGGGTCAGAAAGATTTGCCAAACTCGAGCTACGGTGAAATGTTCCGCCAGAATGTTTGGATTGGTTTTATCTTACTTGCTGGCATGATTGCTGGAAGTTTTTAG
- a CDS encoding Ppx/GppA phosphatase family protein: MVNLVSASWASLSTQPVDQQRIIAAIDLGTNSLHMAIVRIEPTLPAFSIIAREKETVRLGDRDLTTGNLKPEVMERAIAALGRFQKIAKTLNTETVIAVATSAVREAPNGKDFLKQVKDELGLCVDLISGQEEARRIYLGVLSGMELNNQPHIIIDIGGGSTELILGDSHEARTLTSTKVGAVRLTGEFIKTDPISNIEFEYLQAYTRGMLERAVEEVQANIKFGEHPRLVGTSGTAETLAAIDAREKLGYVPSTLNGYEVHLRNLRELVNRLRLMSNVERATIPGMPEKRAEVILAGAIVMQEAMTLLGVESFVVCERSLREGVIVDWMLTHGLIDDRLRYQSTVRQRSVLKTAKKFHVNIEHSDRVAVFALSLFDQTKGILHNWGAEERQLLWASAILHNCGHYISHSSHHKHSYYLIRNSELLGYNETEIEIIANLARYHRKSAPKKKHDSYGNLASKTHRQIVNQLSAILRLGVALDRRQIGAITRVQCESLPKDRGFQLKIFPAHFDDDCALEMWSLDYNKGIFEAEFGVKLVPILETSTVPSSC, encoded by the coding sequence ATGGTGAATTTAGTTTCGGCAAGCTGGGCGAGTCTATCCACTCAACCAGTCGATCAACAGAGAATTATAGCGGCAATTGATTTGGGGACAAATTCACTCCACATGGCAATCGTGCGAATTGAACCCACACTCCCAGCTTTTAGCATAATCGCTAGAGAAAAAGAAACCGTAAGGTTAGGCGATCGCGATCTCACAACAGGTAATTTGAAACCAGAGGTAATGGAACGGGCGATTGCAGCTTTAGGACGTTTCCAAAAAATAGCAAAAACCCTTAATACCGAAACAGTCATTGCTGTTGCTACGAGTGCAGTACGGGAAGCCCCTAACGGAAAAGATTTTCTCAAACAGGTAAAAGACGAATTGGGCTTATGTGTCGATCTCATATCCGGTCAGGAAGAAGCACGGCGAATTTATCTGGGCGTCCTGTCGGGGATGGAACTCAACAACCAACCCCATATCATTATTGATATAGGTGGTGGTTCCACAGAATTGATTCTAGGCGATAGCCATGAAGCACGCACCCTCACCAGTACTAAAGTAGGTGCTGTGAGACTGACAGGTGAATTCATTAAAACCGATCCCATCAGCAATATTGAATTTGAGTACTTACAAGCTTATACACGCGGAATGCTAGAGCGGGCTGTAGAAGAAGTACAGGCAAATATCAAGTTTGGCGAACATCCCCGCCTGGTTGGTACTTCCGGTACGGCGGAAACTTTAGCAGCGATTGATGCGCGGGAAAAGTTGGGTTATGTTCCCTCTACTCTCAACGGTTATGAAGTACACCTGAGGAATTTGCGCGAGTTGGTCAATCGCTTGCGCTTAATGAGCAATGTAGAACGAGCGACTATTCCCGGTATGCCAGAAAAACGGGCGGAAGTGATACTGGCTGGTGCGATTGTCATGCAGGAAGCAATGACTCTGTTGGGAGTTGAATCATTTGTTGTGTGCGAGCGTTCTTTAAGAGAGGGCGTAATTGTAGATTGGATGCTGACTCACGGTTTAATTGACGACCGTCTGCGCTATCAGAGTACGGTACGCCAACGAAGCGTTCTGAAAACAGCAAAGAAATTCCACGTTAATATAGAGCACAGCGATCGGGTTGCCGTATTTGCTTTAAGTCTATTTGACCAAACCAAAGGAATACTTCACAATTGGGGTGCTGAAGAACGGCAATTGCTTTGGGCATCTGCAATCTTACACAATTGCGGTCATTATATCAGTCACTCCTCACACCACAAGCACTCATATTATCTCATTCGTAATAGTGAGTTGCTAGGTTACAACGAAACAGAGATAGAAATCATTGCTAACTTAGCACGCTACCATCGTAAATCAGCACCTAAGAAAAAGCATGATAGTTATGGGAATTTGGCCAGTAAAACTCACAGGCAAATTGTTAACCAGTTAAGTGCTATTTTAAGATTGGGAGTAGCTTTAGATAGGCGGCAAATTGGAGCGATTACAAGAGTCCAATGTGAATCTTTGCCTAAAGATCGGGGATTCCAACTTAAAATTTTTCCAGCACATTTTGATGATGATTGTGCTTTAGAAATGTGGAGTTTAGATTATAACAAAGGAATTTTTGAAGCAGAGTTTGGGGTGAAATTAGTGCCTATTTTGGAAACATCCACTGTTCCAAGTAGTTGTTAG